One Coccinella septempunctata chromosome 1, icCocSept1.1, whole genome shotgun sequence DNA window includes the following coding sequences:
- the LOC123322964 gene encoding DNA-dependent metalloprotease SPRTN, giving the protein MDLDYETIQLIQEEFQNDFVLPQKENIPDSILARRLQEQFQKELLSKNSSRNETSDFLLARSLQEQFKNVQSPNTSYGDLVYDKKSQNRESTRSLIDPSWEVIDPTPDIHVLFMAFNNKFFWGKLDSVCVSWSKRMKRCAGICSYQGRGGLCHITLSEPLLKLRPRKDLIETLLHEMIHAFLFVTHNNKDRDGHGPEFHKHMYRINKEAGTNITVYHSFHDEVELYLQHWWRCDGPCQKWKPFFGLVRRSMNRAPGPYDRWWGQHSRSCGGTFIKIKSPEPKVKATKQKKESQPTNKITKFISSSGTSRDLGNIQSEAKGKNSKPQTIVKPTTSNIMSINSLNVSKPNSGLSTSVTIPSKTNNIHGFSNSATKTFVKGGTKINSNTIVVPKKSPTISQEKKSETGPNKENIGDTSIDYSVVRNHWINKFSNSKTSGSSQTVVSSKRKSSQSIPVAAKATKFSEMSSQDSLDCDSVPCPVCNIFYPIDELNRHLDICLSEPKNNCKECIICSKDINENEYQRHVNECLEKNFVDNTPRAQHDKNDIIIIEEDTMDLNCVNCPICKNQISIEELEEHSNLCKNRTKCPECGKEINSGNYDLHLADCLMKKFDEMDQNFNAQSNIANGSERTKSESTEEKISCLVCGDRILKNNLYSHLDECMKEVFDKEEQKEVDDDNDDNDDKLYNCPFCLKLITEVDMSDHIDICLKSVDGDCEAERNKTLFLSEID; this is encoded by the exons ATGGACTTGGATTACGAAACCATTCAATTAATTCAAGAAGAATTCCAAAATGATTTCGTTTTGCCGCAAAAGGAGAATATCCCTGATTCAATTTTAGCTCGACGATTGCAAGAACAATTTCAGAAAGAATTGCTTTCTAAAAACTCCAGTCGGAATGAAACATCTGATTTTTTACTAGCCCGTAGTCTACAAGAACAGTTCAAAAACGTACAAAGTCCCAATACATCCTACGGTGATTTGGTGTATGACAAAAAATCCCAGAACAGAGAAAGCACCAGAAGTCTGATCGATCCATCATGGGAAGTAATAGATCCTACTCCAGATATACATGTACTATTTATGGCATTCAACAACAAATTCTTTTGGGGCAAACTTGATTCTGTTTGTGTTTCCTGGAGTAAACGAATGAAAAGATGTGCTGGCATATGCTCTTATCAGGGTCGTGGTGGACTGTGCCACATAACTCTCAGCGAACCCTTATTAAAACTAAGACCTAGAAAAGATCTAATTGAAACATTGTTACATGAAATGATACATGCTTTTTTGTTCGTCACTCACAACAATAAAGATCGAGATGGTCATGGTCCTGAATTTCACAAACATATGTATAGGATAAACAAGGAAGCTG GCACAAACATAACGGTTTATCATAGTTTTCATGATGAAGTTGAGCTTTATCTCCAACATTGGTGGAGATGTGATGGTCCATGCCAAAAATGGAAACCTTTCTTTGGTCTCGTTAGGAGATCAATGAATAGGGCTCCAGGACCGTATGATAGGTGGTGGGGTCAGCATTCTAGAAGCTGTGGCGGGACATTCATAAAG attAAATCGCCGGAACCCAAGGTTAAggcaacaaaacaaaaaaaggaGTCTCAACCAAccaacaaaataacaaaatttattTCAAGTTCAGGCACATCTAGGGATTTAGGAAACATACAATCAGAAGCCAAGGGAAAAAATTCCAAACCTCAAACAATAGTAAAACCAACTACTTCTAATATTATGAGTATAAATTCCCTTAATGTTTCAAAACCGAATTCGGGGCTTTCGACTTCTGTGACTATTCCTTCCAAAACTAACAATATTCATGGATTTTCAAATTCAGCAACTAAAACTTTCGTTAAGGGAGGAACCAAAATTAATTCAAACACAATTGTTGTTCCTAAAAAATCCCCCACAATTTCCCAAGAAAAGAAATCTGAAACTGGACCAAATAAAGAGAACATAGGGGACACTTCAATAGATTATTCGGTTGTTAGAAATCATTGGATAAACAAATTTTCAAACTCTAAAACTAGTGGAAGTTCCCAAACGGTGGTTTCAAGTAAAAGAAAATCATCTCAATCAATTCCAGTAGCTGCTAAAGCAACAAAATTCAGTGAGATGTCTTCGCAAGACTCCTTAGACTGTGATAGTGTACCTTGTCCTGTTTGTAATATCTTTTATCCTATTGACGAATTGAATCGACATCTGGACATTTGTTTAAGCGAACCAAAGAATAATTGCAAGGAATGCATAATTTGTTCGAAAGACATAAATGAGAACGAATATCAACGACATGTGAATGAatgtttggaaaaaaatttcgttGATAATACTCCTAGAGCTCAACATGACAAAAACGATATTATAATAATAGAAGAGGATACTATGGAtctgaattgtgtgaattgccCTATTTGTAAGAATCAAATTTCGATTGAGGAGCTCGAAGAGCATTCAAATTTGTGTAAAAATAGGACGAAATGTCCTGAGTGTGGAAAAGAAATAAATTCAGGGAATTATGACCTTCATCTTGCCGATTGTCTCATGAAAAAATTCGATGAGATGGATCAAAATTTCAATGCACAATCGAATATTGCTAATGGTTCGGAGAGAACAAAAAGTGAGAGTACTGAAGAGAAAATAAGTTGTCTTGTTTGTGGTGATCGCATTTTAAAAAACAATTTATATTCTCATTTGGACGAATGTATGAAAGAGGTATTTGACAAAGAAGAACAGAAAGAGGTTGACGATGATAACGATGATAACGATGATAAACTCTACAACTGCCCATTTTGCTTGAAACTTATAACGGAAGTGGACATGAGCGATCATATCGATATATGCCTGAAATCTGTGGATGGTGATTGTGAAGCTGAAAGGAATAAGACTTTATTTCTGAGTGAAATTGATTAA